From Paenibacillus sp. PvR098:
ATCGTGGATTCAACCAACTTCCCCATATCCACTAGGATTGCCGCAGCACTGGTTGAAATCGAACCGGGTGGAATGAGAGAAATGCACTGGCACCCGAATAACGACGAGTGGCAGTATTACCTCACGGGCACGGCACGCATGACCGTCTTTGCCGCCAACGGTACGGCGCGCACATTCGATTACCGTGCCGGCGATGTAGGGTATGTACCGTTTGCGTTCGGCCATTACATTCAGAACACTGGTAATCAGTCCGTTTGGTTTCTGGAAATGTTCAAGAGCAACCGCTTCGAAGACGTGTCGTTGAACCAGTGGATGGCGCTGACACCTCGTCAGTTGGTACGAGACAATTTGAATGCGAGCTCCGAGCTTATGGGCGCGCTACGAAAAGAGAAATGGCCCGTAGTTAAATACGGGGAGCACACAGAAGGATGAGGATCTTTTTATACAACTCGGTAACCGCTTCATCACTAAGGTAGGCTTCAATTAACTCTTTTTCGCCATTAATGGCTTCCCCTCTTGCCTTTATAACTTCCCGTGCAATTTCCGCTGCAAGGTCGTAAACGTTTTTGTACATGTGCATCCGCCTCCCGACTTTATTATATGAGCCGGAATGATTCAGTTCTCTTCCAATGGAACTTAAAATCTCCAGGCTTAGGTTTTTGCAACAAAATAGGCTGCTGGACATTTTAATTCGACTCGCTCCGGAATTAAGTAAAGTAAGCAAAGGTAGGTGAGTGCTTATCGCAGGTTATTCGGATGAGGTAGTATCGGTTATCGGAAGGACCATCATTGTGATCGGCGTGTCTGCTTTATTATTAGGCAACGTATATTTATTAGGCCATGAAGTGAAGCGTATTAAGCAAAAAAAGATCCGATACTAATGCATCGCTCTTTACCGTTCTCCGGCAAAGCCATCATTTTGGCCTGCCAAGGGGCGCTGTTTGCTTATGCGGACAGCGCCTCTATTAATTAAAACTTTTATATTTGCCATTACTTTTCGTCCACTCCTTATTACTGCGGCTGCCCGTTACCTTAAGACCGGTTCAAGCATATTTTGGGACATATATCATATTCGTGGCCTAGTACCAAGACCCTTTTCGAGGGGTCTTTTTCTTTTTCAGGAGGTTTTTAGAAATGAGACTCATTAAAACGAAGCAGGACATTGTCACTTAGCGTCGCGCGGGAGTGCTTCCTGCGGTGTTTCTCGATCAGGTCGAGGACTACTTCAACCAGTACTTCTGAAGGCTGGCGGCTCAGAGGAATCGGCCTGCAATCAAGGCCCTTCTCCGCGATGTAGAGGAAGGGAAAATCCAGGAAGTCTTGGTTTGGAAACTGGGTCGCACAGCAGATCGATGCGCTGACGGATCGCGGCGTACGGCTGCAGATGGATTCGCTCCCATTGCTCACTCTGCCCGACAAGAATCAGGGCCATCGGGCTTTGAGCGTCCATCTTGAAGTTGAGCAGAAAGCGAACCTCTTCCAGCATCTCTCGATCCAGAAGATGCGCTTCATCTACAACCACGACGGGCTTTATCCGTTCTGAAAAAGTCACTCTGCACGAACGGCAAAATTAACGCAGAAGCACCCCAGGCGGGATGCCCTAAACAGGCAAAAATCTTCAGTAAATTAACTCCTTTTTGTCTTTAGAGCGATAAAGCATCAATAAAATTGAATTCGTCATATAGGACTTGTAATCTAAATATCCTTTAGAAAGAAGGAATTTATAATCGGCAAGGAGCAAATTATGGTTCTCTCTAAATTTGTAGATGAGCTTCCAATTCCCACGATTTTAATGCCCACATGGAAAGATCAGTTTTATACTTATTACGAAGTCAATATGACGGAATTCAAGCAATCACTCCATAGTGAGTTAAATGATACAACTGTATGGGGCTATGAAGGAGGCTATCCAGGCCCTACCATTGAAGTAGAAAGCGCAGAAATCGTGTTAATCAAATGGATCAACAATCTTCCAGACAAGCATCTTCTGCCGGTAGACTATACGGTGCATGGTGCCCATGTGGATGTACCTGAAGTACGAACGGTGGTACACGTACACGGCGCTTGCGTGGAATGGGAAAGCGATGGCTACCCTGAGGCTTGGTTTACAAAGGGATTCAAACAAGTCGGCCCCTATTTTAGAAAGCAAGTATATCGATATGATAATTGCAGTCAGGCTAGTACTCTCTGGTATCATGACCATACGCTTGGGACTACTAGGCTTAATATTTATGCTGGATTGGCAGGTTTGTATCTGATCAGAGATCAACAGGAGCGTTTATTGAATTTACCAAACGGGAAATATGAGGTCCCTCTTATTATCCAAGACAAGACTTTCAATAATGATGGGTCTCTTTTTTATCCGAAGCAGCCGGAAAAACCGGTTCCAGGTTTAGAAACATCCATCGTACCTGAATTTGTTGGGGATACCATTGTCGTGAATGGCAAAGTATGGCCTTATTTAAAAGTGGAACCACGCAAATATCGATTTAGGCTGCTAAACGCGGCCAACACCCGATTCTTTAGGATTAAGCTTGATTCAGGACAACTTATGTATCAAATTGCGACGGATGGAGGATTCATGCAGTACCCGATAGGAGTCACAGAAATCATGTTGGCCCCTGCAGAACGAGCAGATGTGATCATTGATTTCACCAATCTTGAGGGCAAGAATGTTATCATGACAAATGATGCCCCCGCTCCTTTTCCAACCGGAGATCCGGTAGATGATAATACTGGTACTGTCATGCAATTTAGAGTGACTCTTCCGCTGTCAAGTGTTGACACGAGTGTTATTCCGGCTTATTTGATGCCTCTTCCAAATAGGAAAGAACAGTCAGCTTCAAAGTTACGATACCTAA
This genomic window contains:
- a CDS encoding ATP-binding protein — encoded protein: MTFSERIKPVVVVDEAHLLDREMLEEVRFLLNFKMDAQSPMALILVGQSEQWERIHLQPYAAIRQRIDLLCDPVSKPRLPGFSLPLHRGEGP
- a CDS encoding multicopper oxidase produces the protein MVLSKFVDELPIPTILMPTWKDQFYTYYEVNMTEFKQSLHSELNDTTVWGYEGGYPGPTIEVESAEIVLIKWINNLPDKHLLPVDYTVHGAHVDVPEVRTVVHVHGACVEWESDGYPEAWFTKGFKQVGPYFRKQVYRYDNCSQASTLWYHDHTLGTTRLNIYAGLAGLYLIRDQQERLLNLPNGKYEVPLIIQDKTFNNDGSLFYPKQPEKPVPGLETSIVPEFVGDTIVVNGKVWPYLKVEPRKYRFRLLNAANTRFFRIKLDSGQLMYQIATDGGFMQYPIGVTEIMLAPAERADVIIDFTNLEGKNVIMTNDAPAPFPTGDPVDDNTGTVMQFRVTLPLSSVDTSVIPAYLMPLPNRKEQSASKLRYLTLNDNMDKYGREFMLLDNKKWDAPITENPKLGSTEIWYLINLTTDTHPIHLHLIDFEILDRRNFDVEKYNKEKIIYYTGSAIPPEPQERGRKDTVRANPNQVTRIIMNFGPYTGLYVWHCHILEHEDYEMMRPYIVIR